In Oncorhynchus kisutch isolate 150728-3 linkage group LG7, Okis_V2, whole genome shotgun sequence, one DNA window encodes the following:
- the LOC109894747 gene encoding neuronal membrane glycoprotein M6-a isoform X3, whose amino-acid sequence MEENMEEGQNSKGCFECCVKCLGVLPYASLFATILLYAGVALFCGCGHEALSGTVTILQNYFEVVRAPVETLDVLTMIDILKYVIYGIAAAFFVYGILLMVEGFFTTGAIRDLYGDFKITACGRCVSAWFIMLTYIFFLAWLGVTAFTSLPVFMYFNIWTICQNTTVVEGANLCLDLRQFGMVTIGEERKVCTGSEKFFKMCESNELDMTFHLFVCALAGAGAAVIAMASAATVLIRNKVLLTSQSLGKYCTRF is encoded by the exons gATGCTTTGAGTGCTGCGTCAAATGCCTGGGCGTCCTCCCGTATGCCTCTCTCTTCGCCACCATCCTTCTGTACGCTGGGGTGGCGCTGTTCTGCGGCTGCGGGCACGAGGCCCTCTCTGGCACCGTCACCATCCTGCAGAACTACTTCGAGGTGGTCCGAGCTCCCGTGGAAACCCTGGACGTCTTAACCAT GATTGACATCTTGAAGTATGTCATCTACGGCATAGCGGCGGCATTCTTCGTCTACGGCATCCTGCTGATGGTGGAGGGCTTCTTCACCACCGGCGCCATCAGGGACCTGTACGGAGACTTCAAGATCACCGCCTGCGGACGGTGCGTCTCCGCCTGG TTCATTATGTTGACCTATATCTTCTTCCTGGCCTGGTTGGGTGTGACAGCCTTCACCTCGCTGCCCGTCTTCATGTACTTCAACATCTGGACCATCTGTCAGAACACCACTGTGGTGGAGGGGGCCAACCTCTGCCTGGACCTGCGCCAGTTTG GCATGGTAACTatcggagaggagaggaaggtgtGCACGGGCTCTGAGAAGTTCTTTAAGATGTGCGAGTCTAACGAG CTGGACATGACGTTCCACTTGTTCGTCTGTGCCCTGGCCGGGGCTGGGGCTGCAGTTATCGCCATG GCGTCAGCTGCCACGGTCCTCATCCGTAACAAAGTCCTCCTGACGTCTCAGAGTCTGGGCAAATACTGCACCCGCTTCTGA
- the LOC109894747 gene encoding neuronal membrane glycoprotein M6-a isoform X4 — MGCFECCVKCLGVLPYASLFATILLYAGVALFCGCGHEALSGTVTILQNYFEVVRAPVETLDVLTMIDILKYVIYGIAAAFFVYGILLMVEGFFTTGAIRDLYGDFKITACGRCVSAWFIMLTYIFFLAWLGVTAFTSLPVFMYFNIWTICQNTTVVEGANLCLDLRQFGMVTIGEERKVCTGSEKFFKMCESNELDMTFHLFVCALAGAGAAVIAMASAATVLIRNKVLLTSQSLGKYCTRF, encoded by the exons gATGCTTTGAGTGCTGCGTCAAATGCCTGGGCGTCCTCCCGTATGCCTCTCTCTTCGCCACCATCCTTCTGTACGCTGGGGTGGCGCTGTTCTGCGGCTGCGGGCACGAGGCCCTCTCTGGCACCGTCACCATCCTGCAGAACTACTTCGAGGTGGTCCGAGCTCCCGTGGAAACCCTGGACGTCTTAACCAT GATTGACATCTTGAAGTATGTCATCTACGGCATAGCGGCGGCATTCTTCGTCTACGGCATCCTGCTGATGGTGGAGGGCTTCTTCACCACCGGCGCCATCAGGGACCTGTACGGAGACTTCAAGATCACCGCCTGCGGACGGTGCGTCTCCGCCTGG TTCATTATGTTGACCTATATCTTCTTCCTGGCCTGGTTGGGTGTGACAGCCTTCACCTCGCTGCCCGTCTTCATGTACTTCAACATCTGGACCATCTGTCAGAACACCACTGTGGTGGAGGGGGCCAACCTCTGCCTGGACCTGCGCCAGTTTG GCATGGTAACTatcggagaggagaggaaggtgtGCACGGGCTCTGAGAAGTTCTTTAAGATGTGCGAGTCTAACGAG CTGGACATGACGTTCCACTTGTTCGTCTGTGCCCTGGCCGGGGCTGGGGCTGCAGTTATCGCCATG GCGTCAGCTGCCACGGTCCTCATCCGTAACAAAGTCCTCCTGACGTCTCAGAGTCTGGGCAAATACTGCACCCGCTTCTGA
- the LOC109894747 gene encoding neuronal membrane glycoprotein M6-a isoform X1 — protein MEENMEEGQNSKGCFECCVKCLGVLPYASLFATILLYAGVALFCGCGHEALSGTVTILQNYFEVVRAPVETLDVLTMIDILKYVIYGIAAAFFVYGILLMVEGFFTTGAIRDLYGDFKITACGRCVSAWFIMLTYIFFLAWLGVTAFTSLPVFMYFNIWTICQNTTVVEGANLCLDLRQFGMVTIGEERKVCTGSEKFFKMCESNELDMTFHLFVCALAGAGAAVIAMVHYLMVLSANWAYVKDACRMQKYEDIKSKEEQELHDIHSTRSKERLNAYT, from the exons gATGCTTTGAGTGCTGCGTCAAATGCCTGGGCGTCCTCCCGTATGCCTCTCTCTTCGCCACCATCCTTCTGTACGCTGGGGTGGCGCTGTTCTGCGGCTGCGGGCACGAGGCCCTCTCTGGCACCGTCACCATCCTGCAGAACTACTTCGAGGTGGTCCGAGCTCCCGTGGAAACCCTGGACGTCTTAACCAT GATTGACATCTTGAAGTATGTCATCTACGGCATAGCGGCGGCATTCTTCGTCTACGGCATCCTGCTGATGGTGGAGGGCTTCTTCACCACCGGCGCCATCAGGGACCTGTACGGAGACTTCAAGATCACCGCCTGCGGACGGTGCGTCTCCGCCTGG TTCATTATGTTGACCTATATCTTCTTCCTGGCCTGGTTGGGTGTGACAGCCTTCACCTCGCTGCCCGTCTTCATGTACTTCAACATCTGGACCATCTGTCAGAACACCACTGTGGTGGAGGGGGCCAACCTCTGCCTGGACCTGCGCCAGTTTG GCATGGTAACTatcggagaggagaggaaggtgtGCACGGGCTCTGAGAAGTTCTTTAAGATGTGCGAGTCTAACGAG CTGGACATGACGTTCCACTTGTTCGTCTGTGCCCTGGCCGGGGCTGGGGCTGCAGTTATCGCCATG GTCCACTACCTAATGGTACTGTCTGCTAACTGGGCCTACGTGAAGGACGCGTGTCGGATGCAGAAGTACGAGGACATCAAGtccaaggaggagcaggagctcCACGACATCCACTCCACTCGCTCTAAAGAGCGTCTCAATGCATACACCTAA
- the LOC109894747 gene encoding neuronal membrane glycoprotein M6-a isoform X2 — protein MGCFECCVKCLGVLPYASLFATILLYAGVALFCGCGHEALSGTVTILQNYFEVVRAPVETLDVLTMIDILKYVIYGIAAAFFVYGILLMVEGFFTTGAIRDLYGDFKITACGRCVSAWFIMLTYIFFLAWLGVTAFTSLPVFMYFNIWTICQNTTVVEGANLCLDLRQFGMVTIGEERKVCTGSEKFFKMCESNELDMTFHLFVCALAGAGAAVIAMVHYLMVLSANWAYVKDACRMQKYEDIKSKEEQELHDIHSTRSKERLNAYT, from the exons gATGCTTTGAGTGCTGCGTCAAATGCCTGGGCGTCCTCCCGTATGCCTCTCTCTTCGCCACCATCCTTCTGTACGCTGGGGTGGCGCTGTTCTGCGGCTGCGGGCACGAGGCCCTCTCTGGCACCGTCACCATCCTGCAGAACTACTTCGAGGTGGTCCGAGCTCCCGTGGAAACCCTGGACGTCTTAACCAT GATTGACATCTTGAAGTATGTCATCTACGGCATAGCGGCGGCATTCTTCGTCTACGGCATCCTGCTGATGGTGGAGGGCTTCTTCACCACCGGCGCCATCAGGGACCTGTACGGAGACTTCAAGATCACCGCCTGCGGACGGTGCGTCTCCGCCTGG TTCATTATGTTGACCTATATCTTCTTCCTGGCCTGGTTGGGTGTGACAGCCTTCACCTCGCTGCCCGTCTTCATGTACTTCAACATCTGGACCATCTGTCAGAACACCACTGTGGTGGAGGGGGCCAACCTCTGCCTGGACCTGCGCCAGTTTG GCATGGTAACTatcggagaggagaggaaggtgtGCACGGGCTCTGAGAAGTTCTTTAAGATGTGCGAGTCTAACGAG CTGGACATGACGTTCCACTTGTTCGTCTGTGCCCTGGCCGGGGCTGGGGCTGCAGTTATCGCCATG GTCCACTACCTAATGGTACTGTCTGCTAACTGGGCCTACGTGAAGGACGCGTGTCGGATGCAGAAGTACGAGGACATCAAGtccaaggaggagcaggagctcCACGACATCCACTCCACTCGCTCTAAAGAGCGTCTCAATGCATACACCTAA